The proteins below come from a single Acidobacteriota bacterium genomic window:
- the topA gene encoding type I DNA topoisomerase, with protein MAKALVVVESPAKAKTINKYLGRDYKVMASMGHVRDLPKSKLGVDVDEDFEPTYEVIPSRKKVLAELRAEAKKADEIYLATDPDREGEAIGWHLAEELGTGKKKKVRRLMFNEITKKAILEALDHPSDIDKKMVDAQQARRVLDRLVGYKISPLLWDKVRRGLSAGRVQSVALKLVCDREQEIDAFKPEEYWNLFARLSARLPPEFEAKLAKRDGSVLKVSNQEEADAIVGDLQRASWVVSSVTTKERRKNALSPFITSKLQQASRFPVKKTMMIAQQLYEGIELPGEGAVGLITYMRTDSTRVSDQALTEVREYIAGQFGAEYVPERPNIFRAKADAQDAHEAIRPTSLQYTPESVREQLTPDQYYLYRLVWNRFVASQMPPAVFDETTVDIAAAHYTFRVKGSVPKFAGWMAVYNVEVATEQKDEGKEGPGPDAVGANGDEDDALPGVLPALAEGDRLELRELRPEQKFTQPPPRYSEATLVKALEENGIGRPSTYAQIITVLQAREYVHKIDGRFKPTRLGMMLVTELLSPSFDDILDVNYTRELEDDLDKIENGEEKYESLLKSFYKKFQKDLKGAKKLMPDLKVEGKPTDIVCDKCGSPMVIKAGKFGLFLACSAYPACENTRELEAPEQSADDISEECENCGKPMVVKRGRFGQFLACTGYPECKTTRKLLNTKQGLAAAKPDQVLEEKCPECGSNLVVKQGRYGEFTACTGYPACKYVKHKTTGVMCPKADGGELVERKSRRGRVFYGCNKYPDCDFTLWNKPIAEKCPECGAPFLVEKITKKHGRQLICNNESCSYVRSEELEPVGS; from the coding sequence ATGGCAAAGGCACTCGTCGTGGTCGAATCGCCCGCCAAGGCGAAGACCATCAACAAATATCTGGGACGTGACTACAAGGTCATGGCATCGATGGGCCACGTCCGCGATCTCCCCAAGAGCAAGCTGGGTGTGGACGTGGACGAGGACTTCGAGCCGACCTACGAAGTCATCCCGTCCCGCAAGAAGGTCCTGGCGGAGCTGCGCGCGGAGGCAAAAAAGGCCGACGAGATCTACCTGGCGACCGACCCTGACCGCGAAGGGGAGGCGATCGGCTGGCACCTGGCCGAGGAGCTCGGCACTGGCAAGAAGAAGAAGGTGCGCCGGCTGATGTTCAACGAGATCACCAAGAAGGCCATCCTCGAGGCGCTCGACCATCCGTCGGACATCGACAAGAAGATGGTCGACGCGCAGCAGGCGCGCCGCGTCCTCGACCGGCTCGTGGGCTACAAGATCAGCCCGCTGCTCTGGGACAAGGTGCGCCGCGGCCTGAGCGCGGGGCGCGTGCAGTCGGTCGCGCTGAAACTCGTGTGCGACCGCGAGCAGGAAATCGACGCCTTCAAGCCGGAAGAGTACTGGAACCTGTTCGCACGACTGTCCGCGAGGCTGCCGCCGGAATTCGAAGCGAAGCTCGCGAAGCGCGATGGTTCCGTGCTGAAGGTCTCGAACCAGGAGGAAGCCGACGCGATCGTCGGCGACCTGCAGCGGGCCTCATGGGTGGTCAGCTCGGTCACGACGAAGGAGCGGCGGAAGAACGCGCTGTCCCCCTTCATCACGAGCAAGCTGCAGCAGGCGAGCCGCTTCCCCGTCAAAAAGACGATGATGATCGCGCAGCAGCTGTATGAAGGCATCGAGCTGCCGGGCGAAGGGGCGGTCGGCCTGATCACCTACATGCGCACGGACTCGACACGCGTGTCCGACCAGGCCCTCACCGAGGTCCGCGAGTACATCGCGGGACAGTTCGGCGCCGAGTACGTTCCCGAAAGGCCGAACATCTTCCGTGCGAAGGCGGATGCGCAGGACGCACACGAAGCGATCCGCCCCACGTCGCTGCAGTACACCCCCGAGTCGGTCCGCGAGCAGCTCACGCCGGACCAGTACTACCTGTATCGCCTCGTCTGGAACCGCTTCGTCGCGTCGCAGATGCCGCCGGCGGTCTTTGACGAGACGACGGTGGACATCGCCGCCGCCCACTACACCTTCCGCGTGAAGGGGTCGGTGCCGAAGTTCGCCGGCTGGATGGCGGTCTACAACGTCGAGGTCGCCACCGAGCAGAAGGACGAGGGGAAGGAGGGGCCCGGCCCCGACGCGGTCGGCGCCAACGGCGACGAGGACGACGCGCTGCCCGGCGTGCTGCCGGCGCTGGCCGAGGGAGATCGCCTGGAGCTTCGCGAGCTGCGGCCCGAGCAGAAGTTCACGCAGCCGCCGCCGCGGTACAGCGAGGCGACGCTGGTCAAGGCGCTCGAGGAGAACGGTATCGGGCGGCCGAGCACCTACGCGCAGATCATCACCGTGCTCCAGGCGCGCGAGTACGTGCACAAGATCGACGGGCGGTTCAAGCCGACCAGGCTCGGGATGATGCTCGTCACCGAGCTGCTCAGTCCCAGCTTCGACGACATCCTCGACGTGAATTACACGCGCGAGCTGGAAGACGACCTCGACAAGATCGAGAACGGCGAGGAGAAGTACGAGTCGCTCCTCAAGAGCTTCTACAAGAAGTTCCAGAAGGATCTCAAGGGCGCGAAGAAGCTCATGCCCGACCTCAAGGTCGAAGGCAAGCCCACCGACATCGTCTGCGACAAGTGCGGATCGCCGATGGTGATCAAGGCCGGGAAGTTCGGGCTGTTTCTCGCGTGCAGCGCGTATCCGGCCTGCGAGAACACGCGCGAGCTCGAAGCGCCGGAGCAGAGCGCCGACGACATCTCCGAGGAGTGCGAGAACTGCGGCAAGCCGATGGTGGTCAAGCGCGGGCGCTTCGGGCAGTTCCTTGCCTGCACCGGGTACCCGGAGTGCAAGACCACGAGGAAGCTGTTGAACACGAAGCAGGGGCTTGCGGCGGCCAAGCCTGACCAGGTGCTCGAGGAGAAGTGCCCCGAGTGCGGCTCGAACCTGGTGGTGAAGCAGGGACGGTACGGCGAGTTCACGGCCTGCACGGGCTATCCCGCGTGTAAGTACGTCAAGCACAAGACGACGGGCGTCATGTGCCCCAAGGCTGACGGCGGCGAGCTGGTCGAGCGCAAGTCGCGACGCGGCAGGGTGTTCTACGGCTGCAACAAGTACCCGGACTGCGATTTCACGCTCTGGAACAAGCCGATCGCCGAGAAGTGCCCTGAGTGCGGCGCGCCGTTCCTGGTCGAGAAGATCACGAAGAAGCACGGGCGGCAGCTGATCTGCAATAACGAGAGCTGCTCGTACGTGAGGTCGGAGGAGCTCGAGCCGGTAGGGTCGTAG
- the trmFO gene encoding methylenetetrahydrofolate--tRNA-(uracil(54)-C(5))-methyltransferase (FADH(2)-oxidizing) TrmFO: protein MACGGPHVTRVHIIGAGLAGSEAAWQAVSLGVPAVVHEMRPARQTAVHKTGNCAELVCSNSFRGDKLDNAVGLLKEEMRRLGSLVMRAADATRVPAGAALAVDRERFAIEITRALRAHPLVTFAQEEVAAIPPAGTLDGPVIVATGPLTAGALSADIAALVGAGHLYFYDAVSPIVLAETIDMSKVFRASRWGRSLRGKGDSHTFAGHDRESVTVPLSGDYLNCPFTREEYERFVEAVVSAERSDAHDIDNTKFFEGCLPIEVMAHRGPDTLRFGPMKPVGLVDPRTGREAYAVVQLRQDNLAGDHFGLVGFQTQMKWGEQARVLRMIPGLEQAEFVRFGMIHRNTYINAPSVLRETGQARRREDLFFAGQISGVEGYVESAASGLLAGRNAAALVLGQPLRVPPRSTALGALAYYVSHADASHYQPTNITFGIVAPLAARIRKKVDRNLAISERALHDLAEWVRCGAEPSGPPREPEGLAPQGSHPHA, encoded by the coding sequence GTGGCATGTGGCGGGCCGCACGTGACAAGAGTCCACATCATCGGCGCCGGTCTCGCGGGTTCGGAGGCGGCGTGGCAGGCCGTGTCGCTCGGCGTGCCCGCGGTCGTTCACGAGATGCGCCCGGCGCGCCAGACGGCCGTGCACAAGACCGGCAACTGCGCGGAGCTGGTCTGCAGCAACTCGTTCCGCGGGGACAAGCTGGACAACGCCGTCGGGCTGCTCAAAGAGGAGATGCGGCGGCTGGGGTCGCTCGTGATGCGCGCGGCCGACGCGACGCGCGTGCCCGCCGGCGCCGCGCTCGCGGTTGACCGCGAGCGGTTTGCCATCGAGATCACGCGGGCACTCCGCGCGCACCCGCTCGTCACGTTCGCGCAGGAGGAAGTCGCCGCGATTCCGCCGGCCGGAACGCTCGATGGTCCCGTCATCGTCGCCACCGGCCCGCTCACCGCGGGCGCCCTGTCGGCCGACATCGCGGCGTTGGTGGGCGCCGGCCACCTGTATTTTTACGACGCGGTCAGCCCGATCGTGCTCGCCGAGACCATCGACATGTCGAAGGTCTTTCGCGCGTCACGGTGGGGGAGGAGCCTGCGCGGAAAGGGGGACAGTCACACTTTCGCAGGGCATGACCGCGAAAGTGTGACTGTCCCCCTTTCCGGCGACTACCTGAACTGTCCCTTCACCCGCGAGGAGTACGAGCGCTTTGTCGAGGCAGTGGTGAGCGCCGAGCGCTCGGACGCGCACGATATCGACAACACGAAGTTTTTCGAGGGCTGCCTGCCGATCGAAGTCATGGCGCACCGCGGGCCGGACACGCTGCGGTTCGGCCCGATGAAGCCGGTAGGGCTGGTGGACCCGCGCACGGGGCGCGAAGCGTACGCCGTCGTGCAGCTGCGGCAGGACAACCTGGCGGGCGATCACTTCGGTCTTGTCGGGTTTCAGACGCAGATGAAGTGGGGAGAGCAGGCGCGGGTGTTGCGGATGATCCCGGGCCTCGAGCAGGCGGAGTTCGTGCGGTTCGGGATGATTCACCGCAACACGTACATCAATGCCCCCTCGGTCCTGCGTGAAACCGGGCAGGCGCGCCGGCGCGAGGACCTGTTTTTCGCCGGGCAGATCTCGGGCGTCGAGGGTTACGTCGAGTCCGCGGCGTCGGGGCTGCTGGCGGGACGCAATGCCGCCGCGCTCGTGCTCGGCCAGCCGCTGCGCGTGCCTCCGCGGTCCACCGCGCTCGGGGCGCTGGCCTATTACGTGTCCCACGCGGATGCGTCCCACTACCAGCCGACGAACATCACCTTCGGCATCGTGGCGCCGCTTGCGGCGAGGATCCGGAAGAAAGTCGATCGGAATCTCGCGATTTCCGAACGCGCGCTGCACGATCTGGCTGAGTGGGTCCGATGTGGGGCGGAGCCGTCAGGTCCGCCGCGCGAGCCTGAAGGGCTCGCGCCACAGGGAAGCCATCCGCATGCGTGA
- the xerC gene encoding tyrosine recombinase XerC, translating to MREQLKAFLEYLELNRNASAHTVRAYDSDLSQFLDAMARARQRKVSELVPADVDSLSIRAFMSDLHARGNARASAARKLTAVRTFCRYLRREGLIADDPSALVGAPKREQKLPAHLDVGEMDRLLSMPDASTPLGRRDRAILELFYASGLRLSELVGLDLDAINLSSRMVRVLGKGRKERIVPFNHAAEKALRAWLADRAGLAPDSSPSGRAVRSAQKAVRQGRRREPLFVNYQGGRLSTRSVDRLVKRYVAMCSTRFGISPHALRHSFATHLLQRGADLRAIQELLGHARLSTTQRYTHVNTAELIETYRKAHPRARKS from the coding sequence ATGCGTGAGCAGCTCAAGGCGTTCCTCGAGTACCTGGAGCTGAATCGCAATGCGTCGGCGCATACCGTTCGGGCTTACGACAGCGATCTGTCGCAATTCCTTGACGCGATGGCGCGAGCCCGGCAGCGCAAAGTGAGCGAGCTCGTCCCGGCGGACGTCGACTCCCTCTCGATCCGCGCGTTCATGTCCGACCTGCACGCGCGCGGGAACGCGCGCGCATCCGCCGCGCGCAAGCTGACGGCCGTGCGGACGTTCTGCCGGTACCTGCGGCGCGAGGGGCTCATCGCCGATGATCCGTCGGCGCTGGTCGGCGCGCCGAAGCGCGAGCAGAAGCTGCCGGCCCATCTGGACGTCGGCGAAATGGACCGGCTGCTGTCGATGCCGGACGCCTCGACGCCGCTCGGCCGGCGCGACCGCGCCATCCTGGAGTTGTTCTACGCATCCGGCCTGCGGTTGAGCGAGCTGGTGGGCCTCGACCTCGACGCCATCAACCTGTCGTCACGAATGGTCCGCGTCCTGGGCAAAGGACGCAAGGAGCGCATCGTCCCGTTCAACCATGCCGCGGAGAAGGCGTTGCGCGCGTGGCTGGCGGACCGCGCGGGGCTTGCGCCGGACTCGAGCCCTTCGGGGCGAGCGGTGCGCAGCGCGCAAAAGGCGGTACGCCAAGGCAGGCGCCGCGAGCCGCTGTTTGTCAACTACCAGGGCGGGCGGCTTTCCACGCGCTCGGTCGATCGACTCGTCAAGCGCTACGTGGCGATGTGCAGCACGCGGTTCGGCATCAGCCCGCACGCGCTGCGGCACTCTTTTGCCACCCACCTCCTGCAGAGGGGCGCCGACCTGCGCGCCATCCAGGAGCTGCTCGGCCACGCGCGGCTGAGCACCACCCAGCGGTACACGCACGTGAACACGGCGGAGCTGATCGAGACGTATCGCAAGGCGCACCCCAGGGCGCGCAAGAGCTAG